From the Clostridium sp. Marseille-P299 genome, the window GCGACCTCTTGATCCCAAATCAAGCACTCTAGCCAAACTGAGCCACACCCCGAGATTCACTATGTAGTTAACAAATGCCTTGTGAGCGTGCCCACAAGGCAACTGCGGATGACAGGAGTTGAACCTGCACGGTCGCCCGCTAGATCCTAAGTCTAGTGCGTCTGCCAATTCCGCCACATCCGCGTATAAAAAACACAAAAAATTGTATCTTTTACATGAGACATCCGGGATTCGAACCCGGGACACCTTGATTAAAAGTCAAGTGCTCTACCGACTGAGCTAATGTCCCATCTTCTCTATCAAGAAGAAATAACTTTCCAATTTAAAATTGGAACTGGGCTAGGTGGATTCGAACCACCGACTGCAGGAGTCAAAGTCCTGTGCCTTACCGCTTGGCGATAGCCCAATAGCGAAAACCTATTAAACTTCAATATAATAATATTAAATATATATAATAGCTTTTGCAAGGGTGGATAAAGGGATTCGAACCCTTGGCCTCCAGAGCCACAATCTGGCGCGCTAACCAACTGCGCTATACCCACCACAAAACTCGTCTTTATTTTCTAAAGACAACTGTGCCAGAAGGGATTCGAACCCCCGACACACGGCTTAGAAGGCCGTTGCTCTATCCAACTGAGCTACTAGCACATTTACGACAGCTTGTTTTAGATGTTTCTGTCAAACATCAAGCGGGTGATGGGAATCGAACCCACGTATCTAGCTTGGAAGGCTAGTGTTCTACCATTGAACTACACCCGCATAGGGTTTTGTTTCTAAAGTCGGGGTGACAGGATTCGAACCTGCGACCTCTTGATCCCAAATCAAGCACTCTAGCCAAACTGAGCCACACCCCGGATTAAAAACGATATTCAATTATCAAATTGCTTATCTCGTGTCTGTCGTTTGTTTTCATCACTGTCAGACGCAAGACATATTATATATGACTCAAAGAAGAATGTCAACACTTTTTTTAAACTTTTTTTTATTTTTTTTAAATCCATTTTTAGCCAAGAAAAAAGTAATTTTTTGTATGGTATTTTAGTAGGCATTATCTACGTAATTTATCGTAAAATGAGCCTCTCCTCGTGGGTCAATATCCATGATAATAAAGGATGGTATTCTACCATCTTGTCGTGGCTGAGAGATACTACCTGGATTAATAGCCCAAATATTATCATCGGATAAATCAATCATTGGACGATGTGTATGACCAAACATAACAATGTTGGCTCCATTAAGAACTGCCACTTCTTTGATTTGATCAACGCCATAATTAACTCCGTATTTATGTCCATGAGTTATCATAATATAGTATTTCCCCAATTGTATAAAATCATCTCGGGGAATTTCTGTAAAATAATCATTGTTTCCAGAAACCATTGCTACTGGACAATTAACCATTCCTTTAATATATCTCTCATCACCTTCAAAGTCACCCAGATGAATTAATAAATCAACGGGTTGAACTTTTTCTAGTACACGTTCTAAATAATAACATTTATTGTGAGAATCACTTACAATTAGTACTTTCATGTATTATTCTCCTGAAATTAACTCAGTTTTAATTGCATTTAACGCTTTAGCACGATGGCTAATCTTATTTTTTTGTTCCATAGATAATTCTGCTGCCGTACATGAAAACTCTGGCACATAAAAGATTGGATCATAACCAAACCCATTCTCGCCTGCAATTTCATGTGCAATTCTACCTTCAATGGTTGCTTGCTTTGTAATACATCTTCCATCAGGATATGCAAGTGCAATTGCACAAACAAAGCGCGCGGTTCTCTTATCCTCGCTAACATCCTTTAATTGATCTAAAAAATATTGATTTTTGATATCATAAGAAGTTGTTTCACCTAAAAAACGTGCCGAATAAATACCTGGCTCTTTGTTAAGATAGTCAATTTCTAAACCTGAATCGTCAGCAAGTGCCATTTCACCGGTCAACTCCATGACTTTTTTAGCCTTAATTATTGCATTTTCTTCAAATGTTTTACCATCTTCGATTATTTCAGGATTTAATCCAGCTTCTTTAAGAGAAACTACTTCATAGTCTAAATCTTTTAATATTAATCGAATTTCTTTCATCTTACCTTCATTGGTTGTTGCAAAAATAATTCGTTTCATCTTATCCTCCATACTGGCACAGACTTACCTTTTCTATTTTATTCAAAATCTTATATAATCTTTATTTCTTTGTCAACTTCAATTTCTTACAGACGAATCAATCTCTTCTAATGCCCTTAAAATCGCGTTATAGATGCCTTTGGCAACTAGTTTACGATTTGACTCTTGCAATAGAAAATTAAGATCACTGGTATTAGACATAAAGCCAACCTCAACAAGTGCAACAGGAACCTTTGCATCTCCAATAATCTGAACATTTTGACTTCTTGGAACAATTCCTCTATTATTTTTATTAATGAGTTGATTTACCTCGTCTAAACAAATCTCAGCAAAATCTATGGATCGAAAGGAAGTTAATTCATTCTGCTTTTCATTATACAAGACCTCAATACCATTCGTAGTAGTATCCTCACTTGCATTACAATGAATACTTAAAAATAAATCTGCATTCACTGCATTAGCTAATCCAACTCTTTGGCTAAGTGATAATTTCCTATCTGTTGTCCTTGTATAATAAACTTTAAAATCTGCTTGTTCTAAGTATTCTTTTAGATATAAAAGCATGCTTAAATTCATATCTTTTTCTAAATGCTCAAACCCACTTGAGTATGTACCACTATCGATTCCACCATGCCCCGCATCAATTACTACTATTTTCTCATATACATCTTTCGGCTGCAATAATGCTATGTAGAAATTATCATTGTCTTCATATATCTTGTATGCATAGGTAGTATCTAACAAAAACGTGATTTGAATACTATACTCACCATTAACATCTACATTACCATATGCAATATTATATGACTTGACAGAATCCGAATAAGATTTTATTTGATTATGTAATATTGAAAATTGCATTGGATTTGATAATGTCAAAATGATGCTAGAATCAACTGCTAAATCTTCTAATTCAAGCTTGGTAGTACGATTTAATCCAACTGGTTTTTCAATAATAATACATTTATCTCCAATTATATCCCTAAGATTTTCATCTTCTTTTCCTAAGGTATCTATCCACTCACCACTTAAATTTTCATAAATTCCGTCTAATTTTTCATCATTATTTGATAAGTTTTTTGTTGTATTTTCCGAATTCATTGATTCTTTTTCATTTGCATAAGATACATTTTCTTTATTACTTTGATTATAATATGAAAAGAAAAACACAAAGAGCATAAGTAACACACTGTACACCGCAGCTCGCTTTAACAACCTTTCTTCTGACATTTAATGTCCTCCTAGGAAAATAACCAACAAGTTATCTTAACAAGTTAAGTATACTATGTTTTAATATACCTGTCATTATAAATATCGGACGTTTTGTCGAAAATTTGTACAACTTTATGGGCGATTAAAATTGAAATTTAGAGAAATAACGCCTATAATATAGCATAACCCAAACAGACATTTATAAATGTGTTTTTTTGCCCATAAACCAAAAATATGAGGAGGATTTTATGAGTTCAACTATAAACATTAAACAAAAAGATGGTTACGAGACAATTATCTATCCTTATCTTAGTGAATCTAATAATTTAAAAGGTACTTTTCTAATTTTTCATGGAATGGCTGAACACCATAGACGTTATGAAACTTTTGCTAAGTTTCTAAATAGTTATGGATATGATGTTTATCTTTACAATCATAGGGGCCATGGTAATGATAAGACGAAAGAAGATCTTGGCTTTTTCTCAACTACAAATGGTCATAAAAAAGTTGTTGCTGATGCGATTTCTATAATAAAATACGTAAAGAAAAACAATCGTTCCAACCGAATTATTCTTTTCGGTCATAGCATGGGTTCTATTATTTTAAGAAATGTCCTACAGCATTATGATGATGTAGATTGCGCTATTATATCTGGATCCACATATCCGCCTATAATGCTTACAAAAGCAGGACTCATCATCTCCTCTATTGAAAAGAAAATAAAAGGTCCAAAGTATCGGTCTAAATTTTTAGATCGCTTAATTTTTCAAGGAAATCAATATAAAAAGTTAAATACAAAGACTTCATTTGATTGGTTGTCTAGAAATACTTCCCATGTTGATGCCTATATCAAGGACCCATACTGCGGATTTATATGTACGACTAGTTTTTATAACGATTTGTTTCATTTAACTTTAAATGCTTCAAAACCAGAGTTTATCAAAAAGACAAAGAAAGACTTACCTCTTCTTATTATTAGTGGCGATAAAGATCCAGTTAGTGCATATGGAACACAAATAACAAAATATTTTCAACTTCTTCAAAGTTTAGGTTTTAAACGTGTCGATTGTACTTTATATTCAGAAGGAAGACATGAATTATTAAACGAATTAAATAGTGCAGATATTATGAACGATATTAAAGACTGGGTGGAAAAGCAATTAACATAATCTTTGATAGAACGAAGCATTTATTCTTCAAAAAAACTGCTATGCCTAATTTTTTATAGGGCATAGCAGTTCTTAACTTCTTACTATTAAATTTTCAATTACTTATTTTTTTTCGGTGGTCTAGGTCCCATAAATTGATAAAAATATGTTTTCAGCATACCATTATAAATCTTGCGATTCTTATCTGCTTTTCTACCAATGTATTTTTCCGCCTCTTCATAACTTGTTATTAAAAAGCAAGACCAAGAGTCTAGTCCATTATAAGCTTTTCCAATTTCTTTATATAAAGCAGGCATTGCCTTTCTCTCTTCTAAACGCTCCCCATAAGGTGGGTTCGTTATAATAAATCCATATTTTTTAGGACTGCTAAGGTCACTTACAGCACGTTGCTGAAAATGAATATGTTCATCTACGCCAGCTACAATCGCATTTTGTCTTGCTGCCTTAACTATTTCACCGTCGATATCATAACCTTGAATATTCATTTCAACATCATGTAATATCATAGAATTAGCTTCTTCTACCGTATTATACCATAACTTTTTAGGAATCATATCTTTCCATTGTTCTGATAAGAAAGAACGATTTAAACCAGGTGCAATTTTGGCTCCAATCATCGCTGCCTCAATTGGAAATGTTCCACTACCACAAAATGGATCTACTAGAATACGGTCTTTATTCCATGGGGTTAGTAATATCAATGCTGCTGCAAGTGTTTCTGTAATTGGAGCCTTAGAGATTAATTTACGATATCCCCTTTTATGAAGGGATTCTCCAGTTGTATCAATTCCGATTGTAATTTCATCTTTCATAAATGTTACACGAATCGGGTATTCATTTCCTGTTTCTTCAAACCATTCTACCTTATATTTTTCTTTTAGTCGTTCTACCATTGCCTTCTTCATGATTGATTGAATATCTGAAGGGCTAAATAATTTACTTTTTATCGAAGTTGCTTTTGCAACCCAAAACTTCCCGTCTTTAGGTATAAAGTTTTCCCAAGGTAGCTGTTTTGTCTTTTCAAACAATTCATCAAAGGTTTCTGCTTTAAATTTTGCAACTTTAAGTAGAATACGTTCTGTTGTTCTTAAAAACATATTTGCTCTACATATCGCTAATTCGTCACCAAGAAAAGTAATTCTTCCATCTTCAACGCTAACGATTTCATAACCTAAATCCATTATTTCTTTTTTTAACACTGCTTCTAGTCCAAAATGACAAGGAGCAATAAATTCATATTGACTCATTCGTTCCTCCAAAGTTTTTCTAAAGCTATTTTAATTCTCTTTTACATAACAGTCAATGTAATACTAATTATTTCACCAAATTTCCTCGATATGCACGTAAACCACCCGCAAGATTGATAGTAAAAAGTCCTTTTTGTGCTAAATTTCTTGCTGCACGTAAGCTTAAGTTTCCTCGATCACAATATAATACAATGGTTTCATAAGGATATAACAACTCTAAATTTGCCTCTATCTCCTCATATGGTATATTGATTGCATATTCTAAATGTCCTCTTTTATACTCCATTTGATCTCTTACATCAACAATTAAAGCATTATCTTTTCCAAGATATCTATTAATTTCACTAAATCTAACTGTTTCAAACCTCATAGGCACACCTACTCTCTTCACTATTATTCTATGCGAATCGACATGCCTTGTGCTTTATCTACAACAAAAAAAGCTACCTTTCGGTAGCTTTTTTAAATTTGCTAGCAGATTATCTAGTTGTTTTGTTACTAGAACTGTTTTGATTATTATTCGAAGCATTGTTTCTAGATGCACTCGTAGTATTACTTTGAGATGCATTGTTCGCATTGTTCGCATTGTTCGCATTGTTTGCGTTATTTGCGTTATTTGCGTTTTGCGCATTCTGAGATGCATTTCTTGTTTTACTTTGCGCATTCTGAGAATTCGTATTTTTTGAAGTATAGTCATTGCTATAATTTTGTGCCATGATATTTCCTCCTAAAGAAATAATTATTATGATACTACAAAAGATATTATCTTCTCTTTTTTCTATTTTATTCATTATAAAAAAAATTATAAAAAATTACATATTGCAATTTACATAAATTTGTATTATGATAATGGAGTATCGAAAATTTTATTTTTGATGCACTATATAACCCCTTATTAATTATTTATACTCCCCTCAACGAAACGCCAGGTAGCTCCCCTACCTGGCGTTTCTATTTGTTATATTTACTACTTTAAAAAATCATCTCTTTTTGGATTAAATACATCCACAAGCTTTCCTGCTTCTAGGCACACAACTCCATGCACAGCATTACTTTTCATATAAACGCTATCACCTTTTTTTACAATTTGTGTTTCACCATCGATTGTAAATTCAAAAGCACCTTCTGCTACGTATGTAATTTGCAAATGTTCATGCGAATGTACATTCCCAGCAGCTCCTTTTTCAAAGGTTATCTCACACATCATTAACTCATCTGAATATGATAATATTTTTCTACTTACTCCTGGTTCACATGGTGTTGCTATGCAATCTTCATTTTTTACAAACATATTGTTTTCCTTTCATAACATCTTATCTTTATGTTTATCATTTTCCTAAATTACAACATAAATTAATAATTTATATTAATAAAATGTTATTTACCTACTTACCTAAGTCTTAAAAACAATTTTATTACCTTCTCATATTTCTAATCAGCGTAACACCAAAATATATTAATAACAAAGGTACACCAATTTTAAAGAAAATACGTAATGCAATACCGCCAATCCAAAAAACGATATTAAATACAATAGCAAGTAAAAGAATTAAAATAATAGCTAATAACCATCCAGGCATATTAAATACACGCATTTTGGAATTTCTGTTATAGTTATTGTTCTCAACATTTTGACCAG encodes:
- a CDS encoding metallophosphoesterase family protein — its product is MKVLIVSDSHNKCYYLERVLEKVQPVDLLIHLGDFEGDERYIKGMVNCPVAMVSGNNDYFTEIPRDDFIQLGKYYIMITHGHKYGVNYGVDQIKEVAVLNGANIVMFGHTHRPMIDLSDDNIWAINPGSISQPRQDGRIPSFIIMDIDPRGEAHFTINYVDNAY
- a CDS encoding XTP/dITP diphosphatase, with amino-acid sequence MKRIIFATTNEGKMKEIRLILKDLDYEVVSLKEAGLNPEIIEDGKTFEENAIIKAKKVMELTGEMALADDSGLEIDYLNKEPGIYSARFLGETTSYDIKNQYFLDQLKDVSEDKRTARFVCAIALAYPDGRCITKQATIEGRIAHEIAGENGFGYDPIFYVPEFSCTAAELSMEQKNKISHRAKALNAIKTELISGE
- a CDS encoding N-acetylmuramoyl-L-alanine amidase, giving the protein MSEERLLKRAAVYSVLLMLFVFFFSYYNQSNKENVSYANEKESMNSENTTKNLSNNDEKLDGIYENLSGEWIDTLGKEDENLRDIIGDKCIIIEKPVGLNRTTKLELEDLAVDSSIILTLSNPMQFSILHNQIKSYSDSVKSYNIAYGNVDVNGEYSIQITFLLDTTYAYKIYEDNDNFYIALLQPKDVYEKIVVIDAGHGGIDSGTYSSGFEHLEKDMNLSMLLYLKEYLEQADFKVYYTRTTDRKLSLSQRVGLANAVNADLFLSIHCNASEDTTTNGIEVLYNEKQNELTSFRSIDFAEICLDEVNQLINKNNRGIVPRSQNVQIIGDAKVPVALVEVGFMSNTSDLNFLLQESNRKLVAKGIYNAILRALEEIDSSVRN
- a CDS encoding alpha/beta fold hydrolase translates to MSSTINIKQKDGYETIIYPYLSESNNLKGTFLIFHGMAEHHRRYETFAKFLNSYGYDVYLYNHRGHGNDKTKEDLGFFSTTNGHKKVVADAISIIKYVKKNNRSNRIILFGHSMGSIILRNVLQHYDDVDCAIISGSTYPPIMLTKAGLIISSIEKKIKGPKYRSKFLDRLIFQGNQYKKLNTKTSFDWLSRNTSHVDAYIKDPYCGFICTTSFYNDLFHLTLNASKPEFIKKTKKDLPLLIISGDKDPVSAYGTQITKYFQLLQSLGFKRVDCTLYSEGRHELLNELNSADIMNDIKDWVEKQLT
- a CDS encoding THUMP domain-containing class I SAM-dependent RNA methyltransferase, which gives rise to MSQYEFIAPCHFGLEAVLKKEIMDLGYEIVSVEDGRITFLGDELAICRANMFLRTTERILLKVAKFKAETFDELFEKTKQLPWENFIPKDGKFWVAKATSIKSKLFSPSDIQSIMKKAMVERLKEKYKVEWFEETGNEYPIRVTFMKDEITIGIDTTGESLHKRGYRKLISKAPITETLAAALILLTPWNKDRILVDPFCGSGTFPIEAAMIGAKIAPGLNRSFLSEQWKDMIPKKLWYNTVEEANSMILHDVEMNIQGYDIDGEIVKAARQNAIVAGVDEHIHFQQRAVSDLSSPKKYGFIITNPPYGERLEERKAMPALYKEIGKAYNGLDSWSCFLITSYEEAEKYIGRKADKNRKIYNGMLKTYFYQFMGPRPPKKNK
- a CDS encoding rhodanese-like domain-containing protein, whose amino-acid sequence is MRFETVRFSEINRYLGKDNALIVDVRDQMEYKRGHLEYAINIPYEEIEANLELLYPYETIVLYCDRGNLSLRAARNLAQKGLFTINLAGGLRAYRGNLVK
- a CDS encoding cupin domain-containing protein, which produces MFVKNEDCIATPCEPGVSRKILSYSDELMMCEITFEKGAAGNVHSHEHLQITYVAEGAFEFTIDGETQIVKKGDSVYMKSNAVHGVVCLEAGKLVDVFNPKRDDFLK